A stretch of the Actinomyces faecalis genome encodes the following:
- a CDS encoding alpha/beta fold hydrolase translates to METEQPLARIVVGPATAPALLLLHGITGSAVSQSEAISHWTRAGYRVIALDARGHGLSPCWSPEQLARAGEVLVDDVVATLSEIEAERSARLAAGLPAPAARPVLIGHSMGGATAMVVAARHPELVAGVVLCDPARYGQRSSGELLARGAARRRALESELADLPAALSRSLDSDSVPDTEAAAVLWASQHVDPALLDTGVVAPQVPWLAGMAQLTVPTLLVTGDRPGSARVGVQGLAEVEALGHANVTTALVPGSGHDVRRDQPEGFYAVVDSWLARVLPA, encoded by the coding sequence GTGGAGACGGAACAGCCCTTGGCGAGGATCGTCGTCGGCCCGGCGACGGCCCCTGCCCTTCTCCTTCTGCACGGCATCACCGGCTCGGCCGTCTCCCAGAGCGAGGCGATCAGCCACTGGACTCGCGCCGGATACCGCGTCATCGCGCTGGACGCCCGCGGTCACGGACTGTCCCCGTGCTGGAGCCCGGAGCAGCTGGCCCGTGCGGGCGAGGTCCTGGTCGACGACGTCGTCGCCACCCTGTCCGAGATCGAGGCCGAGCGCTCGGCTCGTCTAGCAGCAGGCCTGCCCGCGCCCGCCGCCAGGCCCGTCCTCATCGGGCACTCCATGGGTGGGGCGACGGCGATGGTCGTGGCCGCCCGCCACCCCGAGCTCGTGGCAGGCGTGGTGTTGTGCGACCCCGCTCGCTACGGCCAGCGCAGCTCGGGTGAGCTGCTGGCGCGAGGGGCGGCACGGCGTCGGGCCTTGGAGAGCGAGCTCGCTGACCTGCCGGCGGCCCTGAGCCGGTCCCTTGACTCGGACTCGGTGCCGGACACTGAGGCGGCTGCGGTCCTGTGGGCCTCCCAACACGTGGACCCTGCGCTGCTGGACACAGGCGTTGTCGCACCGCAGGTGCCCTGGCTGGCAGGGATGGCACAGCTGACGGTGCCTACTCTGCTTGTCACCGGTGACCGACCCGGCTCAGCGCGCGTGGGCGTGCAGGGCCTGGCAGAGGTGGAGGCCCTCGGGCACGCCAATGTGACGACGGCGCTCGTGCCCGGATCCGGACACGACGTGCGGCGGGACCAGCCAGAGGGGTTCTACGCCGTCGTCGATTCCTGGCTTGCTCGGGTTCTGCCTGCCTGA